A window of the Coprobacter fastidiosus genome harbors these coding sequences:
- a CDS encoding nucleoside phosphorylase produces the protein MKHFPESELIINQDGSAFHLHVRPEQLSDKIILVGDPGRVDLVASFFDTKECDISSREFHTITGTYKGKRITVVSHGIGTDNIDIVVNELDALANIDFETRNEKPEFRQLTMVRIGTSGGLQPHVPIGTFVISEKSIGFDGVLNFYAGRNEVCDLEFEKAFCDFVEWNSLWAAPYVIDADKELVEQIGKGEMVKGVTISANGFYGPQGRELRVPLADKNLNKKIEAFKYKDGHVITNYEMESSALAGLSKLMGHKAMTVCTIIANRVAHHANSNYKNSIKDLIEIVLDRI, from the coding sequence ATGAAACATTTTCCGGAATCAGAACTAATTATCAACCAAGACGGAAGTGCTTTTCACTTGCACGTACGTCCCGAACAATTATCGGATAAAATCATTCTGGTAGGCGATCCCGGCCGAGTAGATCTTGTAGCGTCATTTTTCGACACAAAAGAATGTGATATAAGCAGTCGTGAATTCCATACCATAACAGGTACTTATAAAGGGAAACGCATCACCGTCGTTTCTCATGGAATAGGAACAGACAATATCGACATTGTTGTAAACGAGCTGGATGCTCTTGCCAACATCGATTTTGAAACCCGGAACGAAAAGCCTGAATTCAGGCAACTGACAATGGTGCGTATCGGAACTTCGGGAGGTTTGCAACCACATGTCCCCATAGGAACATTCGTCATATCAGAAAAATCGATCGGTTTTGACGGAGTATTGAATTTTTATGCCGGGCGCAATGAAGTTTGCGATCTCGAATTCGAAAAGGCTTTCTGCGATTTTGTCGAATGGAACTCTCTTTGGGCCGCTCCTTATGTAATCGATGCAGACAAAGAACTGGTAGAGCAAATTGGGAAAGGCGAGATGGTAAAAGGTGTAACGATTTCTGCAAACGGATTTTACGGACCTCAAGGACGGGAACTGAGGGTTCCTCTGGCAGACAAGAACCTGAATAAAAAAATAGAAGCGTTCAAGTATAAAGACGGACATGTGATCACTAATTACGAGATGGAAAGCTCTGCTCTTGCCGGGCTATCCAAGCTTATGGGACATAAAGCCATGACCGTATGCACGATTATCGCCAATCGCGTAGCTCACCATGCCAATAGCAATTATAAAAATTCGATCAAAGATCTTATCGAAATAGTTTTGGATCGTATATAA
- a CDS encoding GNAT family N-acetyltransferase, whose translation MIRSRKAGIEDIPLIRNLAERSFLPTYKEILSADQLNWMFDWMYSVDSLQQQIEDGHVFFIAYEGDLPCGYVSVERQGDALFHLQKIYVLPDFQGKHVGQYLVQLVFDYVKSLCPGECSTVELNVNRNNKAKSFYEHMGFSVARSGDFPIGNGYYMNDYIMAIKLS comes from the coding sequence ATGATACGTTCGAGAAAAGCCGGAATAGAAGATATTCCTCTAATCAGGAATTTGGCGGAAAGATCATTTTTGCCTACTTATAAAGAAATTCTTTCTGCCGATCAGCTTAACTGGATGTTTGACTGGATGTATTCTGTTGATAGTCTTCAGCAACAGATTGAGGACGGTCATGTTTTCTTCATCGCTTATGAAGGAGATTTGCCTTGCGGTTACGTCTCGGTCGAGCGGCAGGGAGATGCGTTGTTTCATTTGCAGAAAATATATGTTCTTCCCGATTTTCAGGGGAAACATGTGGGGCAGTATCTCGTGCAGTTGGTATTTGATTATGTAAAATCTCTTTGTCCCGGAGAATGTAGTACGGTAGAGTTGAATGTAAACCGGAATAATAAAGCCAAGTCTTTTTATGAGCACATGGGATTTTCCGTTGCCCGTAGCGGGGACTTTCCGATAGGGAACGGTTATTATATGAATGATTATATAATGGCTATTAAATTGTCTTGA
- a CDS encoding cation:proton antiporter — MQFSEFSLQLPVTDPTLIFFLVLVIILFAPVILERLHIPHIVGLILAGVLVGQHGFNILKQDSSFDLFGKVGLYYIMFLAGLEMNMEDFKSIRVKATVLGLLAFIFPLGIGIWTNMHLLEYSLVTSVLLASMYASHTLISYPIVLRYGINSQRSVGIAVGGTAVTDTLTLLVLAVISGLYKEEASDLFWVWLLVKVVVLSLVIMYLFPRICRWFFHRYNDNIVQYIFVMALVFLGAGLMELIGMEGILGAFLVGLVLNKLIPHVSPLMSHLEFVGNALFIPYFLIGVGMLINIKVLFGHFDSLKVAFVMIVVALSGKWIASWLTQKIYKMRAVERELMFGLSNAQAAATLAAVLVGYNIILPDGQRLLNEDVLNGTILLILVTCVVSSFITEYAAKRIVMDRAVEVVSEKIQKKEKFLIPLANPRTLEQLVGFSLLLRDKKDKDSLVALNVINDDNDSLKQELQGKHSLERAAQIMTEVDVEPKTVMRFDLNIATGIFHTAKEHDVTDIVIGLHHRKSIVDSFLGTLSENLLKKTCMQVMIARFHIPVTSLQCIIVAVPPKAEFECGFVKWISHLCRMSKHLDCQIHFYAHPQTSGYIRKYIRKKHKDINVVYTDLVSWEDLLILTGQMNYECLLVIVSARRGAISYDSSFEKLPGQISRYFNNNSVVLLFPEQNGEQQ, encoded by the coding sequence ATGCAGTTTTCAGAATTTAGTTTACAGTTACCTGTTACCGATCCGACTTTAATATTCTTTCTCGTACTTGTCATCATTCTTTTCGCTCCGGTGATATTGGAGCGTTTGCATATTCCTCATATTGTCGGGCTGATTTTGGCAGGAGTCCTTGTAGGACAGCATGGTTTCAATATTTTGAAACAAGATAGCAGTTTTGATTTGTTCGGGAAAGTGGGGCTGTACTATATAATGTTTCTGGCAGGTCTGGAAATGAATATGGAGGATTTTAAAAGTATCCGAGTTAAGGCTACGGTATTGGGGCTTCTTGCTTTTATATTTCCTCTGGGTATAGGGATTTGGACTAATATGCATTTGCTTGAATATAGCCTCGTGACCTCTGTGCTACTTGCCAGTATGTATGCTTCGCACACCTTGATATCTTATCCGATAGTTCTCAGATATGGCATCAATAGCCAGCGCTCTGTCGGCATTGCCGTGGGGGGAACTGCCGTCACCGATACGTTGACATTGTTGGTATTGGCGGTAATAAGCGGTTTATATAAGGAAGAAGCATCTGATCTGTTTTGGGTATGGCTGCTTGTGAAGGTGGTTGTATTGAGTTTGGTTATCATGTATCTTTTCCCTCGCATTTGTCGATGGTTTTTCCATCGCTATAATGATAACATTGTGCAATATATCTTTGTCATGGCTCTTGTGTTTTTGGGCGCAGGATTGATGGAGCTTATCGGAATGGAAGGGATTCTCGGCGCATTCCTTGTCGGATTGGTCTTAAATAAGTTGATACCTCATGTTTCTCCTTTGATGAGTCACTTGGAGTTTGTCGGAAATGCTTTGTTCATTCCTTATTTTCTGATTGGAGTAGGAATGTTGATTAATATTAAAGTGTTGTTCGGACATTTTGATTCACTTAAAGTAGCTTTTGTAATGATTGTCGTAGCTCTTTCGGGAAAATGGATTGCTTCTTGGTTGACTCAGAAGATATATAAAATGCGGGCTGTCGAGCGGGAGTTGATGTTCGGATTGAGTAATGCGCAAGCTGCCGCAACATTAGCTGCCGTATTGGTAGGGTATAATATTATTCTTCCTGATGGACAGCGTTTGCTGAATGAAGATGTTCTGAATGGTACGATTTTATTGATTCTTGTAACATGTGTAGTAAGTTCGTTTATTACCGAATATGCTGCGAAACGTATTGTGATGGATCGTGCCGTTGAAGTGGTCAGTGAAAAAATACAGAAAAAAGAGAAATTTTTGATTCCTCTGGCTAATCCCAGAACTTTGGAACAGCTTGTCGGTTTTTCTTTGTTGTTAAGGGATAAAAAAGATAAAGACAGTCTTGTTGCTCTTAATGTTATAAATGACGATAACGATTCATTGAAACAAGAACTTCAAGGGAAACATTCTCTGGAAAGGGCCGCTCAAATAATGACAGAAGTGGATGTAGAGCCGAAAACCGTAATGCGTTTTGACCTGAATATTGCGACCGGTATTTTTCATACGGCAAAAGAGCATGATGTAACGGACATTGTTATCGGATTGCATCATAGGAAGAGTATTGTCGATTCGTTTCTGGGGACATTGTCTGAAAATCTGTTGAAAAAAACGTGTATGCAAGTTATGATAGCTCGTTTTCATATTCCGGTCACTTCTTTGCAATGTATTATTGTTGCTGTTCCTCCGAAGGCGGAATTTGAATGTGGGTTTGTTAAGTGGATTTCCCATTTGTGTCGTATGAGTAAGCATTTAGATTGTCAGATTCATTTTTATGCACATCCGCAAACATCGGGATATATTCGTAAATATATTCGAAAGAAACATAAAGATATAAATGTTGTTTATACCGACCTTGTCAGTTGGGAAGATTTGCTGATACTGACCGGGCAAATGAATTATGAATGTTTGTTGGTGATTGTTTCGGCACGGCGGGGAGCGATTTCCTACGACTCTTCTTTTGAAAAGCTCCCGGGACAAATATCCCGATATTTTAACAATAATAGTGTCGTACTGCTTTTCCCTGAACAGAATGGGGAACAGCAATAA
- the meaB gene encoding methylmalonyl Co-A mutase-associated GTPase MeaB, translating to MEHIENDNKYEGLAVNKGVAQPPAVNPYLNKIRKVRRRQYTAAEYTEHILKGDITVLSQAVTLVESNLPDHQILAQEVIEKCLPYAGSSVRVGITGVPGSGKSTSIDAFGLHVLKKGGKLAVLAIDPSSELSKGSILGDKTRMEKLSVADNAFIRPSPSAGSLGGVARKTRETIVLCEAAGFDNIFVETVGVGQSETAVHSMVDFFLLIQLAGTGDELQGIKRGIMEMADGIVINKADGSNIEKAKLAQAHFRNALHLFPPTPSGWIPQVLTYSGYYEIGIGEVWNMIDEYIAFVKKNGYFEHKRQEQAKYWMLETINDQLKSHFYQNSEIVSLLQEKENRVLHSIQSPFTAAKEVLDFYFGKIL from the coding sequence ATGGAACACATCGAGAACGATAATAAATATGAGGGATTAGCGGTTAATAAGGGTGTAGCGCAACCTCCTGCCGTAAATCCGTATTTAAATAAAATCAGAAAGGTTCGCAGGCGGCAATATACGGCAGCCGAATATACCGAGCATATTTTAAAGGGTGATATTACGGTGTTGAGTCAGGCTGTTACGTTGGTAGAAAGTAATTTGCCCGATCATCAGATACTTGCGCAAGAAGTAATCGAGAAATGTCTGCCTTATGCAGGGAGCTCGGTACGAGTAGGCATCACCGGTGTTCCCGGATCGGGTAAAAGTACATCGATCGATGCGTTCGGACTTCATGTCCTTAAAAAAGGAGGTAAACTTGCCGTGTTGGCGATAGACCCGAGTAGCGAGCTTTCAAAAGGAAGTATTTTGGGAGATAAAACCCGGATGGAAAAACTTTCTGTTGCAGATAATGCCTTTATAAGGCCTTCACCTTCTGCCGGATCTTTGGGAGGTGTAGCTCGTAAAACCCGTGAAACGATCGTTTTATGTGAGGCTGCCGGATTCGATAATATATTTGTGGAAACTGTCGGAGTCGGGCAGTCTGAAACAGCGGTGCATTCTATGGTCGATTTTTTTCTTTTAATACAGTTGGCCGGAACAGGTGACGAGTTACAGGGAATTAAGCGGGGAATTATGGAGATGGCTGATGGAATCGTGATTAACAAAGCAGACGGCAGTAATATCGAAAAGGCGAAACTTGCACAAGCACATTTTCGCAATGCGTTGCATCTTTTTCCACCGACTCCGTCCGGTTGGATACCGCAAGTGCTGACTTATTCCGGGTACTATGAGATCGGTATCGGAGAAGTGTGGAATATGATTGATGAATATATCGCTTTTGTTAAGAAGAACGGTTATTTTGAGCATAAACGTCAAGAACAGGCAAAATATTGGATGCTGGAAACCATAAATGATCAGTTGAAATCTCATTTTTATCAAAATTCTGAAATAGTATCGTTGCTCCAAGAAAAAGAAAATAGAGTTTTGCATTCGATACAAAGTCCTTTTACTGCAGCTAAAGAGGTGTTGGATTTTTATTTCGGTAAAATTCTTTGA
- a CDS encoding MutS family DNA mismatch repair protein encodes MTDNSVHYYNHLLEITQQALVRIRKKIYSIGTLRLCWVILTLTVLYFLWGYNTGIIIGVIIVGIACFLGMMRIHDRFFARKSFLEAKISICKKELQLKRYDFEGIDTGKEYIDPTHDFSNDLDIFGKKSLFAYLNRSASIIGQQKLVEWITHPLTDPDKIRNRQQAVEELSLLTELRIDFLANGMTSRESKTDAQIISELSNDSPIYVSKWLHIILSFIPWIFGILILMWIFGVGTGNYILFLFLTCFCYATILSGRVSRTQNKLNEGLKSLNTYAGLIEQLEKSEFSSSLLQNIRTDLHTEGIPVSSRIKQLGKYLRNLDQRYNAIGFAILNGFFLWDFKQLAAIEKWIRNNGKFLPGWIETIARFDALCSLATFRFNHPEYIFPVLNDNDNPVMKATELGHPLIEPERCVCNPVEMLQRPSFLVITGANMAGKSTYLRTIGINHLLACIGAPVCAKEMQLSPCKLFTSLRTTDSLSDQESYFFAELKRLKQIIDRLESGEKLFIILDEILKGTNSTDKQKGSLALVQKLVKLNAAGVIATHDLLLGSLAEKWPDTIENFRFEADINDNELSFSYKLQPGVAQNMNACFLMEKMGIIPKE; translated from the coding sequence ATGACCGATAATTCAGTTCACTATTATAACCATTTGCTCGAAATAACGCAGCAAGCCCTTGTTCGTATTCGAAAAAAAATCTACAGCATCGGAACTTTACGTCTATGCTGGGTTATTCTGACTTTAACCGTTCTTTATTTCTTATGGGGATACAATACCGGAATTATTATCGGTGTGATTATTGTCGGTATAGCTTGTTTTTTAGGAATGATGCGTATCCATGATCGTTTTTTTGCCCGAAAAAGTTTTTTGGAAGCAAAGATTTCCATTTGCAAAAAAGAGCTGCAACTGAAAAGATACGATTTTGAAGGAATCGATACCGGAAAAGAATATATAGATCCGACACATGACTTTTCGAACGATTTGGATATTTTCGGAAAAAAATCTCTTTTCGCCTATCTGAACCGAAGTGCATCTATCATCGGACAGCAAAAACTAGTCGAATGGATAACCCATCCGCTAACCGATCCCGATAAAATACGCAACAGGCAACAGGCGGTCGAAGAACTTTCTCTATTGACTGAGCTCCGAATCGACTTCTTGGCAAACGGAATGACCTCCCGGGAAAGTAAAACAGATGCACAGATCATTTCAGAATTATCGAACGATTCACCGATTTATGTTTCTAAATGGCTACACATAATCTTGTCTTTTATCCCTTGGATTTTCGGAATTCTAATCCTGATGTGGATCTTCGGTGTCGGGACGGGAAACTATATTCTTTTCCTATTTTTAACATGTTTCTGCTATGCGACAATCCTTTCCGGACGAGTAAGCCGTACACAAAACAAACTGAACGAAGGGCTGAAATCTTTAAATACTTACGCCGGACTTATCGAACAACTCGAAAAATCGGAATTCTCGAGTTCGCTACTTCAGAACATCCGTACAGATTTGCACACAGAGGGAATTCCCGTATCATCCCGCATAAAACAATTAGGAAAATATCTGCGTAACCTCGATCAAAGATACAATGCCATAGGATTTGCAATATTAAACGGATTTTTCCTCTGGGATTTCAAACAGTTGGCAGCAATAGAAAAATGGATACGCAACAACGGGAAATTTCTACCCGGATGGATAGAAACTATTGCCCGTTTCGATGCTCTCTGCTCTCTCGCCACATTCCGGTTCAATCATCCTGAATATATATTTCCCGTATTGAACGACAACGATAATCCGGTAATGAAAGCAACGGAATTAGGACATCCGCTGATAGAACCCGAACGATGTGTTTGCAATCCTGTAGAGATGCTGCAACGCCCTTCCTTCCTCGTAATAACAGGAGCTAATATGGCAGGGAAAAGCACTTATTTGAGAACGATCGGAATCAATCATCTTTTGGCATGTATCGGTGCACCGGTCTGTGCAAAAGAAATGCAACTGTCTCCATGCAAATTATTTACAAGTTTACGGACAACAGACTCCCTGAGCGATCAGGAATCCTACTTTTTCGCTGAATTGAAACGGTTGAAACAAATTATAGACAGACTTGAATCGGGAGAAAAACTGTTCATCATCTTAGATGAAATATTAAAGGGAACAAATTCCACAGATAAGCAAAAAGGCTCTTTGGCTTTGGTTCAAAAACTGGTAAAACTCAATGCTGCCGGAGTTATTGCAACTCATGATCTGCTATTAGGAAGTTTAGCCGAAAAATGGCCGGACACTATCGAAAATTTCAGATTCGAAGCAGATATAAACGACAACGAGTTATCCTTTTCTTATAAATTGCAACCGGGAGTCGCACAAAATATGAATGCCTGTTTTTTAATGGAAAAAATGGGAATTATCCCCAAAGAATAG
- a CDS encoding DUF1573 domain-containing protein yields the protein MIRRSTTLLLFAVLFVSGVYAQKTAKISFLETTHNFGSFSEKLGSVSCVFSFVNTGDAPLIITRATASCGCTRPEFPMQPVAPGDSGQIKVTYNAVGRPGSFEKNISVYANTDPERTTLIIKGSVIPVQRSVAPAYGYTMGTLGLKAVHVPFFEVYTNKTKVEKIDIINNGKTPLTLEFDKVPRHLDVSVLPETLSPGEKGRILITYHADRAKDWGIRRDEFWVKLPSSDKPQPQNKITVSADIQEDYSGMTPDQIAKAPHLEIGNDLVDFGTIKGNTAVSKSVSLTNTGVSNLQIRKVNNESQVVSVSLPQMSIQSGKSIDMKIMVRPSKSRSRLLNHRIFIITNDPARPTISLPVVATFE from the coding sequence ATGATAAGACGGAGTACTACCTTATTGCTATTTGCAGTTCTGTTCGTTTCCGGAGTTTATGCACAAAAGACGGCTAAAATATCTTTTTTGGAGACAACGCATAATTTCGGTTCTTTTTCTGAAAAACTGGGGAGTGTAAGTTGTGTTTTTTCGTTTGTGAATACGGGGGATGCGCCATTGATTATAACTCGTGCAACGGCATCGTGCGGGTGTACTCGTCCTGAATTTCCGATGCAGCCGGTAGCTCCGGGAGACAGCGGGCAAATAAAAGTGACTTATAATGCAGTAGGACGTCCCGGCAGTTTTGAGAAGAATATTTCGGTGTATGCCAATACCGATCCGGAACGTACGACTTTGATAATTAAGGGGAGTGTGATTCCGGTTCAACGTAGTGTCGCTCCGGCTTACGGATATACGATGGGGACTTTGGGGCTGAAAGCCGTACATGTTCCCTTTTTTGAAGTATATACCAATAAAACCAAAGTAGAGAAGATCGATATTATAAACAACGGAAAGACGCCTCTCACATTAGAATTTGACAAAGTTCCTCGCCATTTGGACGTTTCGGTATTGCCTGAGACTTTGTCTCCGGGAGAAAAAGGCCGGATATTGATAACTTATCATGCCGACAGGGCTAAGGATTGGGGAATCCGCCGGGATGAGTTTTGGGTAAAACTGCCTTCTTCCGATAAACCGCAGCCTCAAAATAAAATAACTGTTTCTGCAGATATTCAGGAAGATTATTCGGGAATGACTCCCGACCAAATTGCAAAAGCTCCTCATCTTGAAATTGGTAACGATTTAGTGGATTTCGGAACTATAAAAGGAAATACTGCAGTTTCTAAATCGGTGAGTTTGACTAATACAGGCGTTTCTAATCTCCAGATCCGCAAGGTCAATAACGAATCGCAAGTTGTTTCGGTATCTCTCCCGCAGATGAGTATACAGTCAGGAAAATCGATAGATATGAAAATAATGGTGAGGCCTTCGAAATCTCGCAGCCGCTTATTGAACCATCGCATTTTCATTATTACTAACGACCCTGCAAGGCCTACGATATCATTGCCTGTTGTTGCGACATTTGAATAA
- the hisS gene encoding histidine--tRNA ligase yields the protein MATKPAIPKGTRDFSPEEMAKRNYIFDTISEVFHLFGFQQIETPAMENLSTLMGKYGEEGDKLLFKVLNSGDFLSGVTDEELSARNTNKLASMLCEKGLRYDLTVPFARFVVMHRNEIGFPFKRYQIQPVWRADRPQKGRYREFYQCDADVVGSDSLLNEVELLQLMDEVYSRFGIRVAIKLNNRKILSGIAEVIGEPEKIVDITVAIDKLDKIGLEKVNEELREKGISEKAVAMLQPIILLEGSNREKLATLKNVLVDSDTGLKGVSELEYILDHLEPSPLRSALEIDLTLARGLNYYTGAIVEVKALDVQIGSITGGGRYDNLTGVFGMPGVSGVGISFGADRIFDVLNQLDLYPKDSLSATQIMFVNFGEKEQSICMEHAFRLRRCGIRTEIYPEAAKMKKQMGYADSKKIPYVALVGENEIAAGKITVKNMTTGEQQMLTVSELADFLK from the coding sequence ATGGCAACAAAACCTGCAATACCTAAAGGAACCCGGGATTTTTCTCCGGAAGAGATGGCGAAACGGAATTATATATTCGATACGATCAGCGAAGTTTTCCATTTATTCGGATTTCAACAGATCGAAACTCCCGCGATGGAGAATCTTTCTACTTTGATGGGAAAGTATGGAGAAGAAGGCGACAAGCTGTTGTTCAAAGTGCTGAATTCCGGAGACTTTCTTTCAGGAGTGACGGATGAGGAGTTGTCTGCTCGTAATACGAACAAACTTGCCTCCATGTTGTGCGAGAAAGGATTGCGTTATGATCTTACCGTTCCTTTTGCCCGTTTTGTCGTCATGCATAGGAATGAAATCGGTTTCCCTTTTAAGAGGTATCAGATACAACCGGTTTGGCGTGCCGACCGACCGCAAAAAGGCCGTTATCGTGAATTTTATCAGTGCGATGCCGATGTTGTCGGTTCTGATTCGTTGTTGAACGAGGTAGAATTGTTGCAATTGATGGATGAGGTATATTCCCGCTTCGGAATACGTGTCGCCATCAAGTTAAATAATCGCAAGATATTGAGCGGTATTGCTGAAGTCATCGGAGAACCTGAAAAGATTGTCGATATAACCGTTGCAATCGATAAACTCGACAAAATCGGTTTGGAGAAGGTCAACGAAGAGTTGAGGGAAAAAGGTATATCGGAAAAGGCGGTGGCCATGTTGCAACCTATTATCTTGCTGGAGGGATCGAATCGTGAGAAACTGGCTACTTTGAAAAATGTTCTTGTCGATTCGGATACCGGTTTGAAGGGTGTTTCGGAATTGGAGTATATTCTGGATCATTTGGAACCGTCTCCTTTGCGTTCTGCTTTGGAAATCGATCTTACTTTGGCAAGAGGTTTGAATTATTATACCGGGGCTATTGTGGAAGTAAAAGCTCTTGATGTTCAGATAGGAAGTATTACCGGAGGCGGGCGATATGATAATCTGACCGGGGTATTCGGGATGCCGGGTGTTTCGGGTGTAGGCATATCTTTCGGTGCAGATCGTATTTTTGACGTATTGAATCAGCTCGACCTATATCCGAAAGATTCTTTGTCTGCAACGCAAATAATGTTTGTCAATTTCGGAGAAAAAGAACAGTCGATTTGTATGGAACATGCATTCCGGTTGCGTCGTTGCGGTATTCGTACGGAGATTTATCCGGAGGCGGCCAAAATGAAAAAGCAGATGGGATATGCCGATTCAAAGAAGATTCCGTACGTGGCTCTTGTCGGGGAAAACGAAATAGCAGCCGGTAAAATTACGGTAAAAAATATGACTACCGGGGAACAGCAAATGTTGACCGTAAGTGAATTAGCGGATTTTTTGAAATAA
- a CDS encoding DUF1573 domain-containing protein translates to MKRIYCLMILLLCATSVLLAQKKAEIEFKQTKYDFHEIAEENGDVSHVFTFINKGNAPLIITRASANCGCTKPEYPVKPVAPGKEGQIKVTYQPKGRPGSFSKNIYVYTNGEPERVVLLITGTVIPKP, encoded by the coding sequence ATGAAGCGTATTTATTGTTTGATGATTTTGTTGTTGTGTGCAACATCTGTCCTTTTGGCTCAAAAAAAAGCTGAAATAGAATTTAAGCAGACAAAGTATGATTTTCACGAGATAGCTGAGGAAAATGGTGATGTGTCCCATGTATTTACATTTATCAATAAAGGAAATGCCCCGTTGATTATTACCCGTGCTTCGGCAAATTGCGGGTGTACCAAGCCCGAATATCCGGTAAAGCCGGTTGCCCCCGGTAAAGAAGGTCAGATCAAAGTGACTTATCAGCCGAAAGGCCGTCCCGGCAGTTTCTCGAAAAATATTTATGTATATACCAATGGAGAGCCGGAACGGGTGGTATTGTTAATTACAGGAACAGTGATCCCAAAACCTTAA